The Streptomyces sp. NBC_00670 genome window below encodes:
- a CDS encoding DUF5819 family protein, which translates to MLGRRGGMDRYDEGGAPTVAEDAPPPDRAPAGITALSPRYQIAAALALAVVAVGTLVHLSMVFLHVAPANTLTKQHGQAVDDWIYPEFEQNWKLFAPNPLQQNIDVQVRADLRTDGGAVRTTGWYDLSALDGADILHNPLPSHTQQNELRRAWDFYVSSHDNAGRPSGTRGDLSESYLRRIVARRLDRLSADVRENTVTRVQLRSSTTNVQPPDWSGEKVSDKPVYRVLPWWTLSKNDDGTGADA; encoded by the coding sequence CTGCTGGGGAGACGGGGCGGAATGGACAGGTACGACGAGGGCGGGGCACCGACCGTGGCGGAGGACGCCCCGCCCCCCGACCGCGCCCCCGCCGGGATCACCGCGCTCTCGCCGCGCTACCAGATAGCCGCCGCGCTCGCGCTCGCCGTCGTCGCGGTGGGCACGCTCGTGCACCTGAGCATGGTGTTCCTGCACGTCGCGCCCGCCAACACGCTCACCAAGCAGCACGGCCAGGCCGTCGACGACTGGATCTACCCCGAGTTCGAGCAGAACTGGAAGCTGTTCGCGCCCAATCCGCTGCAGCAGAACATCGACGTCCAGGTCCGCGCCGACCTGCGCACCGACGGTGGCGCCGTGCGCACCACCGGCTGGTACGACCTGTCCGCGCTCGACGGGGCGGACATCCTGCACAACCCGCTGCCGAGCCACACCCAGCAGAACGAGCTGCGCCGGGCCTGGGACTTCTACGTCTCCTCGCACGACAACGCGGGTCGTCCGTCCGGCACGCGCGGTGACCTCTCCGAGAGCTATCTGCGCCGTATCGTCGCGCGCCGCCTGGACCGGCTGTCGGCGGACGTCCGCGAGAACACCGTGACCCGGGTCCAGCTGCGGTCCAGCACGACCAACGTCCAGCCGCCCGACTGGAGCGGGGAGAAGGTCTCCGACAAGCCGGTCTACCGGGTGCTCCCCTGGTGGACGCTGTCGAAGAACGACGACGGGACGGGGGCGGACGCGTGA
- a CDS encoding Lrp/AsnC family transcriptional regulator encodes MSSEQMADGADPRTDPSAPATTAGTGPPARPLDAIDRDILQMLQADGRASIRSVAERVHVSRANAYARINRLLDDGVIRGFGARVDHERAGHGTSAYITLRIVQNSWRTVREQLRLLPGASHIALVGGDFDVLLLVHTSDNRALRELVLTRLQAIPEVLGTRTLLVFEEEDLEPQS; translated from the coding sequence ATGTCATCTGAACAAATGGCCGACGGAGCCGACCCCCGGACCGACCCGTCGGCTCCGGCCACGACGGCCGGAACCGGTCCCCCCGCCCGTCCGCTGGACGCGATCGACCGCGACATCCTGCAGATGCTCCAGGCCGACGGCCGTGCCTCGATACGGTCGGTGGCCGAACGCGTGCACGTCTCGCGCGCCAACGCCTACGCGCGCATCAACCGGCTCCTGGACGACGGCGTGATCCGCGGCTTCGGGGCGCGCGTCGACCACGAACGCGCCGGGCACGGGACGTCCGCGTACATCACGCTGCGGATCGTGCAGAACTCCTGGCGGACGGTCCGCGAGCAGCTGCGGCTGCTGCCGGGCGCCTCGCACATCGCCCTGGTCGGCGGCGACTTCGACGTCCTGCTCCTCGTCCACACCTCCGACAACCGGGCGCTGCGCGAGCTGGTGCTGACCCGGTTGCAGGCGATCCCGGAGGTGCTGGGCACGCGCACGCTGCTGGTCTTCGAGGAGGAGGACCTGGAACCGCAGAGCTGA
- the paaN gene encoding phenylacetic acid degradation protein PaaN → MTAEPVAHRLITQHRPTLDKALEAIRTRAYWSPHPEHPKAYGENGSLDAGAGKAAFDALLGTRLDLGQPGTDDWVGGEVSPYGIELGVTYPHPDVDVLLPAMRAGQRAWRDAGAEVRAVVCLEILKRISDRTHEFAHAVMHTSGQAYLMALQAGGPHAQDRGLEAVAYAYAEQTRTPDTASWTKPQGKRDPLVLTKTFRAVPRGIALVIGCNTFPTWNGYPGLFASLATGNAVLVKPHPRAVLPLALTVRTAREVLAEAGFDPNLVALAAERPGEGLAKTLATRPEVKIIDYTGSTSFGDWLETHAHQAQVYTEKAGVNTVVVDSTDDYKGMLANLAFSLSLYSGQMCTTPQNLLIPREGITTDAGPKTYDEVAADVARAVEGLLGDDARANALLGALVNPDVKARLEAASGLGEVALASREVAHPDFPDAVVRTPVLVKLDGAKPDAEAAYLSECFGPVSFAVAVDSTADALDLLRRTIRDKGAMTVGAYTTSPEVEQAVEDVCLEECAQLSLNLTGGVYVNQTAAFSDFHGSGGNPAASAALCDAAFVANRFRVVEVRRPSTGLGA, encoded by the coding sequence ATGACCGCCGAACCCGTCGCGCACCGGCTGATCACGCAGCACCGGCCCACGCTCGACAAGGCGCTGGAGGCGATCCGCACGCGCGCGTACTGGTCGCCGCACCCCGAGCACCCCAAGGCCTACGGGGAGAACGGCAGCCTGGACGCGGGCGCGGGCAAGGCGGCCTTCGACGCCCTGCTCGGCACCCGGCTGGACCTCGGCCAGCCCGGCACCGACGACTGGGTGGGCGGCGAGGTCTCCCCGTACGGCATCGAGCTGGGCGTGACGTACCCGCACCCGGACGTGGACGTGCTGCTGCCCGCGATGCGGGCCGGTCAGCGGGCCTGGCGGGACGCGGGCGCGGAGGTGCGCGCGGTGGTCTGCCTGGAGATCCTCAAGCGGATCAGCGACCGCACGCACGAGTTCGCGCACGCGGTGATGCACACCTCCGGGCAGGCGTATCTGATGGCGCTCCAGGCGGGCGGCCCGCACGCCCAGGACCGCGGTCTGGAGGCGGTCGCGTACGCCTACGCGGAGCAGACCCGCACCCCGGACACCGCGTCGTGGACCAAGCCCCAGGGCAAGCGGGACCCACTGGTGCTCACCAAGACGTTCCGGGCCGTGCCGCGCGGCATCGCCCTGGTCATCGGCTGCAACACCTTCCCGACGTGGAACGGCTACCCGGGCCTGTTCGCCTCCCTGGCCACCGGCAACGCGGTCCTGGTCAAGCCGCACCCGCGCGCGGTGCTCCCGCTGGCACTCACCGTCCGGACCGCCCGCGAGGTGCTCGCCGAGGCGGGCTTCGACCCCAACCTGGTCGCGCTGGCCGCCGAACGCCCCGGCGAGGGCCTGGCCAAGACGCTCGCCACCCGCCCCGAGGTGAAGATCATCGACTACACGGGCTCGACGTCCTTCGGCGACTGGCTGGAGACCCACGCCCACCAGGCGCAGGTCTACACGGAGAAGGCCGGCGTCAACACGGTCGTCGTCGACTCCACCGACGACTACAAGGGGATGCTCGCCAACCTGGCGTTCTCGCTCTCCCTCTACAGCGGCCAGATGTGCACCACCCCGCAGAACCTGCTGATCCCCCGCGAGGGCATCACCACGGACGCGGGCCCGAAGACGTACGACGAGGTCGCCGCGGACGTGGCCAGGGCGGTGGAGGGCCTGCTGGGCGACGACGCACGGGCGAACGCGCTGCTCGGCGCGCTCGTCAACCCGGACGTCAAGGCCCGGCTGGAGGCCGCGTCCGGCCTCGGCGAGGTCGCGCTCGCCTCGCGCGAGGTGGCCCACCCCGACTTCCCGGACGCGGTGGTCCGCACGCCGGTCCTGGTGAAGCTGGACGGTGCCAAGCCGGATGCGGAGGCCGCGTACCTCAGCGAGTGCTTCGGCCCGGTCTCCTTCGCCGTCGCCGTCGACTCCACGGCCGACGCGCTCGACCTGCTGCGGCGCACGATCCGCGACAAGGGCGCGATGACCGTCGGCGCGTACACGACCTCCCCGGAGGTCGAACAGGCCGTCGAGGACGTCTGCCTGGAGGAGTGCGCCCAGCTCTCCCTCAACCTGACGGGCGGCGTCTACGTCAACCAGACGGCCGCGTTCTCCGACTTCCACGGGTCGGGCGGCAACCCCGCGGCGAGCGCGGCGCTCTGCGACGCGGCATTCGTGGCCAACCGCTTCCGGGTGGTGGAGGTACGGCGCCCTTCCACGGGCCTGGGCGCTTGA
- a CDS encoding TrmH family RNA methyltransferase, which yields MNDPEVAASSSGPGAAGPSSGAEAAVRLWRRCADGAVLLDGFHALKHALRFGARVPVAVTADRAAALALADELAPDVREGLAALLTEVPESAYRALVARPHPTGVAALAERPAREANLRALAHAPRRAPVVVLDNPRNLGNAGAVIRLAAGFGATGVVTTGTLDPWHPAVVRGGAGLHFATAVERLGVEELPDGPLWALDPEGEDIRGVRVPDDALLAFGSERSGLSSEVRGRADRLVALPMRAQVSSYNLATSVGMALFHWSAGAV from the coding sequence ATGAACGATCCCGAGGTGGCGGCCTCGTCTTCCGGCCCCGGGGCGGCGGGCCCGTCGTCCGGCGCCGAGGCCGCTGTGCGGCTGTGGCGCCGTTGTGCCGACGGGGCCGTGCTGCTCGACGGCTTTCACGCGCTCAAGCACGCGCTGCGGTTCGGCGCCCGCGTGCCCGTGGCGGTCACCGCCGACCGGGCGGCGGCCCTCGCGCTCGCCGACGAGCTGGCGCCGGACGTGCGCGAGGGGCTGGCGGCGTTGCTGACCGAGGTCCCGGAGTCCGCCTACCGGGCGCTCGTCGCCCGGCCGCATCCCACGGGGGTGGCCGCCCTCGCGGAGCGGCCGGCGCGGGAGGCGAATCTGCGGGCGCTGGCGCATGCGCCGCGGCGTGCGCCGGTCGTCGTGCTCGACAATCCGCGCAACCTGGGGAACGCCGGGGCCGTCATCCGGCTCGCGGCGGGGTTCGGGGCGACGGGGGTCGTCACCACCGGGACGCTCGACCCCTGGCATCCGGCGGTGGTGCGGGGTGGGGCGGGGTTGCACTTCGCGACGGCGGTGGAGCGGCTGGGGGTCGAGGAGTTGCCAGACGGGCCCTTGTGGGCGCTGGATCCGGAGGGGGAGGACATCCGGGGGGTGCGGGTTCCGGACGATGCGTTGTTGGCGTTCGGGTCGGAGCGGAGTGGCCTGTCGTCGGAGGTGCGGGGGCGGGCGGATCGGTTGGTGGCGTTGCCGATGCGGGCGCAGGTGTCGAGCTACAACCTCGCGACGAGCGTGGGGATGGCGTTGTTCCACTGGAGCGCGGGGGCGGTGTGA
- a CDS encoding DUF2252 domain-containing protein: MCVTGVGEAVGVTGTGVEAGAGAVRIPHVEGFAVRSAPGSPKKEGKALRHRVPREAHAAYTPAPQRPDPVSAVEESGRGRLAELTPIRVGRMAASPFAFLRGSAGLMAYDLARTPATGIDAQICGDAHAANFGLYADARGGLVIDLNDFDETVFGPWEWDLKRLVASLVLAGREAGAGEDACAAAARDAAGAYRRTMRLLAKLPVLDAWNAIADEELVSHTAAHDLLGTLERVSAKARANTSGRFAAKSTEDDGAGGRRFTEAPPVLRRVPDAEAAAVAASLAEYLTTLPEDRLPLLARYAVHDVAFRVVGTGSVGTRSYVVLLLDHRGEPLVLQVKEARPSALLPHLATAGHAVPEVPHEGRRVVLGQKRMQVVSDILLGWTTVAGRPFQVRQFRNRKGSVDPAALAADQIDDYGRMTGALLARAHAHSADPRLIAGYCGKNEELDEAMAAFAVAYAEGVERDHAALVAAVTAGRVPAETGV; encoded by the coding sequence ATGTGCGTCACGGGTGTGGGGGAGGCGGTCGGGGTGACCGGTACCGGAGTGGAAGCGGGCGCGGGAGCGGTGCGGATTCCGCACGTGGAGGGGTTCGCCGTGCGCTCCGCGCCGGGGTCGCCGAAGAAGGAGGGCAAGGCGCTGCGCCACCGGGTGCCCCGCGAGGCGCACGCCGCGTACACGCCCGCCCCGCAGCGGCCGGACCCGGTGAGCGCCGTGGAGGAGTCGGGGCGCGGCCGGCTGGCCGAGCTCACGCCGATACGGGTCGGCCGGATGGCCGCGTCGCCGTTCGCCTTCCTGCGCGGTTCGGCGGGCCTGATGGCGTACGACCTCGCCCGCACCCCCGCCACCGGCATCGACGCCCAGATCTGCGGCGACGCCCACGCGGCCAACTTCGGCCTGTACGCCGACGCGCGCGGCGGCCTCGTCATCGACCTCAACGACTTCGACGAGACCGTGTTCGGTCCCTGGGAGTGGGACCTCAAGCGGCTCGTCGCCTCGCTGGTGCTGGCCGGGCGCGAGGCGGGCGCCGGCGAGGACGCGTGCGCGGCGGCCGCGCGGGACGCGGCGGGCGCCTACCGGCGCACCATGCGGCTGCTGGCCAAGCTGCCGGTCCTGGACGCCTGGAACGCCATCGCCGACGAGGAGCTCGTCTCCCACACCGCCGCGCACGACCTGCTCGGCACCCTGGAGCGGGTCTCGGCCAAGGCCCGCGCCAACACCAGTGGACGGTTCGCCGCGAAGTCCACGGAGGACGACGGGGCGGGCGGCCGGCGCTTCACCGAGGCGCCGCCCGTGCTGCGCCGGGTGCCGGACGCGGAGGCGGCGGCCGTGGCGGCGTCGCTGGCGGAGTACCTGACGACGCTGCCGGAGGACCGGCTGCCGCTGCTCGCCCGGTACGCGGTGCACGACGTGGCGTTCCGGGTCGTCGGCACGGGCAGCGTGGGCACGCGGTCGTACGTCGTGCTGCTGCTCGACCACCGGGGCGAGCCGCTGGTGCTCCAGGTGAAGGAGGCGCGCCCCTCGGCGCTCCTGCCGCATCTGGCGACGGCGGGGCACGCCGTGCCGGAGGTGCCGCACGAGGGGCGGCGGGTGGTGCTCGGGCAGAAGCGGATGCAGGTCGTCAGCGACATCCTGCTGGGCTGGACGACGGTGGCCGGGCGGCCGTTCCAGGTGCGGCAGTTCCGCAACCGCAAGGGCAGCGTGGATCCCGCGGCGCTCGCCGCGGACCAGATCGACGACTACGGGCGGATGACCGGCGCGCTCCTCGCCCGCGCCCACGCGCACAGCGCGGACCCGCGGCTGATCGCGGGCTACTGCGGCAAGAACGAGGAACTGGACGAGGCGATGGCCGCGTTCGCCGTGGCCTACGCGGAGGGCGTCGAACGGGACCATGCGGCACTGGTGGCGGCGGTGACGGCCGGCAGGGTGCCGGCGGAGACGGGCGTCTGA
- a CDS encoding TetR/AcrR family transcriptional regulator has protein sequence MTTARRDTYTPESLLSVAVRVFNERGYDGTSMEHLSKAAGISKSSIYHHVSGKEELLRRAVSRALDGLFGILDEPPAREGRAVERLEYVVRRTVEMLTTELPYVTLLLRVRGNTGTERWALERRREFDHRVAELLKAAAADGDVRGDVEVRLATRLLFGMINSIVEWYRPDGRGTAEREVVDAVVRMAFAGLRAG, from the coding sequence ATGACCACCGCCCGGCGCGACACGTACACCCCGGAGAGCCTGCTCTCGGTGGCGGTGCGGGTCTTCAACGAGCGCGGCTACGACGGCACCTCCATGGAGCACCTCTCCAAGGCGGCCGGCATCTCCAAGTCGTCGATATACCACCACGTCAGCGGCAAGGAGGAACTGCTGCGCCGGGCCGTGAGCCGGGCGCTGGACGGCCTCTTCGGCATCCTCGACGAGCCCCCCGCGCGCGAGGGGCGCGCGGTGGAGCGCCTGGAGTACGTGGTGCGGCGCACGGTGGAGATGCTCACCACCGAACTGCCGTACGTGACGCTGCTGCTGCGGGTGCGCGGCAACACCGGCACCGAGCGGTGGGCGCTGGAGCGCCGGCGTGAGTTCGACCACCGGGTGGCCGAGCTGCTGAAGGCGGCGGCGGCCGACGGGGACGTGCGCGGGGACGTGGAGGTGCGGCTGGCGACCCGGCTGCTCTTCGGGATGATCAACTCGATCGTCGAGTGGTACCGGCCCGACGGGCGCGGCACCGCCGAGCGGGAGGTCGTGGACGCGGTGGTCCGCATGGCGTTCGCGGGGCTGCGGGCGGGCTGA
- a CDS encoding J domain-containing protein — MTTPEAEPTAPEPSADGSPEPRPEDRLEQAVKAAEHALIEFEIAVDTFRIEVENFSRLHHQKLGPMYTRLDELDAEIAEAKAARTGDPEDRRAADEARARVMPMPGVEELFHGWMDENGLFPEAAAMLTDQPVRPPERVRPSDEARKRYRELARRAHPDLAQDEDERKRREEFLTRVNAAYARGDEAQLRELAEEWAAGPAPAERGPSRSEELYARLEWLARRKELLTVVARELEESAIGSMLKIAPDDPDRLLDEVAEQLLAQVAEREAELARWRD; from the coding sequence GTGACGACGCCCGAAGCCGAGCCCACCGCACCCGAACCGTCGGCGGACGGTTCGCCCGAACCGCGCCCGGAGGACCGGCTCGAGCAGGCCGTCAAGGCCGCCGAACACGCCCTGATCGAGTTCGAGATCGCCGTCGACACCTTCCGCATCGAGGTCGAGAACTTCTCCCGCCTGCACCACCAGAAGCTCGGCCCGATGTACACCCGCCTCGACGAACTCGACGCCGAGATCGCCGAGGCCAAGGCGGCCCGCACCGGCGATCCCGAGGACCGCCGCGCCGCCGACGAGGCCCGCGCCCGCGTGATGCCCATGCCCGGCGTGGAGGAGCTCTTCCACGGCTGGATGGACGAGAACGGCCTCTTCCCCGAGGCCGCCGCGATGCTCACCGACCAGCCCGTACGCCCCCCCGAGCGGGTCCGCCCCAGCGACGAGGCCCGCAAGCGGTACCGCGAACTCGCCCGCCGCGCCCATCCCGACCTCGCCCAGGACGAGGACGAGCGCAAGCGCCGCGAGGAGTTCCTCACCCGGGTCAACGCCGCGTACGCCCGCGGCGACGAGGCCCAGCTGCGCGAACTCGCCGAGGAGTGGGCCGCGGGCCCGGCCCCCGCGGAGCGCGGACCGAGCCGCAGCGAGGAGCTGTACGCCCGCCTTGAGTGGCTCGCCCGCCGCAAGGAGCTGCTCACGGTGGTCGCCCGTGAGCTGGAGGAGAGCGCGATCGGGTCGATGCTGAAGATCGCGCCCGACGACCCCGACCGCCTCCTGGACGAGGTCGCCGAGCAGCTCCTGGCCCAGGTCGCCGAGCGCGAGGCCGAACTGGCCCGCTGGCGCGACTGA
- a CDS encoding HTTM domain-containing protein, protein MRGEDGADGAHGNANGVPAPAAPAPASTSTPPRRLSAPLARGIARATAVALGPYQSAVVRIGFSLTWLLFLLREFPHRAELYGPDGPWSWHLAERLIAENHAFTVLMWSDSRAWFELVYALAVLSSVALLLGWRTRAASVLFMVGVLSLQNRSVFMGDGGDNVIHLMAIYLVFTRCAQVWSLDERRERRARAARARGSALAPDRAGPALWAVLGVALAVASGAGELTAGWAVVFWGLWAVQGLWWYAGRRAPGGEPRLLLDVVANLAHNAALLVVMAEACLIYSTAGWYKIQGSRWQDGTAVYYPLHLDYFSPWPALSQLLGAGGVMVLLVTYGTVIVQVAFPFTLLNRRVKNALLVVMMTEHAAIAVLLGLPFFSLAMIAADAVFLPTSFLRRVGGWALRGRRAVSARLGRGARGGGAVVPGPRTEEPAAESHVGFTA, encoded by the coding sequence ATGCGCGGCGAGGACGGGGCCGACGGGGCCCACGGGAACGCGAACGGCGTTCCGGCTCCTGCCGCTCCCGCTCCCGCTTCCACCTCCACCCCTCCGCGGCGGCTCTCCGCCCCCCTCGCGCGCGGGATCGCCCGAGCCACCGCGGTCGCGCTCGGGCCGTACCAGAGCGCGGTGGTCCGGATCGGGTTCTCCCTGACCTGGCTGCTGTTCCTGCTGCGCGAGTTCCCGCACCGCGCTGAGCTGTACGGACCCGACGGGCCGTGGAGCTGGCATCTGGCCGAGCGGCTGATCGCGGAGAACCACGCGTTCACCGTGCTGATGTGGTCCGACAGCCGGGCCTGGTTCGAACTCGTCTACGCGCTGGCCGTGCTGTCCAGCGTCGCGCTGCTGCTGGGCTGGCGCACCCGTGCCGCGTCCGTGCTGTTCATGGTGGGCGTGCTGTCGCTGCAGAACCGCAGCGTCTTCATGGGCGACGGCGGCGACAACGTCATCCATCTGATGGCGATCTACCTGGTGTTCACGCGGTGCGCCCAGGTGTGGTCCCTGGACGAGCGCCGGGAGCGGCGGGCCCGCGCCGCCCGCGCGCGGGGCTCCGCTCTCGCGCCGGACCGCGCCGGTCCCGCCCTGTGGGCCGTGCTGGGCGTCGCGCTGGCCGTGGCGAGCGGTGCGGGGGAGCTCACCGCGGGCTGGGCGGTCGTGTTCTGGGGCCTGTGGGCGGTGCAGGGCCTGTGGTGGTACGCCGGGCGCCGGGCGCCGGGCGGCGAGCCGCGCCTCCTGCTGGACGTCGTCGCCAACCTCGCGCACAACGCCGCGCTGCTCGTCGTCATGGCGGAGGCGTGCCTGATCTACTCGACGGCCGGCTGGTACAAGATCCAGGGCTCGCGCTGGCAGGACGGCACCGCCGTCTACTACCCGCTGCACCTGGACTACTTCTCGCCCTGGCCCGCGCTCTCGCAGCTGCTGGGCGCCGGCGGGGTCATGGTCCTGCTGGTGACCTACGGCACGGTGATCGTCCAGGTCGCGTTCCCGTTCACGCTGCTCAACCGGCGGGTCAAGAACGCGCTGCTCGTGGTCATGATGACCGAGCACGCGGCGATCGCCGTGCTGCTCGGGCTGCCGTTCTTCTCGCTGGCGATGATCGCCGCGGACGCGGTGTTCCTGCCGACGTCCTTCCTGCGGCGCGTCGGCGGCTGGGCGCTGCGGGGGCGGCGGGCGGTGTCCGCCCGCCTCGGCCGTGGCGCGCGGGGCGGCGGGGCGGTCGTGCCGGGGCCGCGGACGGAGGAGCCGGCCGCGGAGTCGCACGTAGGGTTCACCGCATGA
- a CDS encoding FhaA domain-containing protein, with protein MGVLKKFEQRLEGLVNGTFAKVFKSEVQPVEIAGALQRECDNNATIWNRDRTVVPNDFIVELSAPDYERLSPYSGQLGDELAGMVRDYAKQQRYTFMGPIKVHLEKAEDLDTGLYRVRSRTLASSTDQQAPGGRPAPAARPGAAPGGYGYPPAAAPAGAPPMPSAPPPGGRPGAAPYGSRPPSAPAGGGRTRHWIEINGTRHQISRPTLVLGRSTDADVRIDDPGVSRRHCEIRTGTPSTIQDLGSTNGIVVDGQHTTRATLRDGSRIVVGSTTIIYRQAEG; from the coding sequence ATGGGAGTCCTGAAGAAGTTCGAGCAGCGTCTCGAAGGTCTGGTCAACGGCACCTTCGCCAAGGTGTTCAAGTCGGAGGTCCAGCCGGTCGAGATCGCGGGCGCGCTGCAGCGCGAGTGCGACAACAACGCGACGATCTGGAACCGCGACCGCACGGTCGTCCCCAACGACTTCATCGTGGAGCTGAGCGCACCGGACTACGAGCGCCTCAGCCCCTACTCGGGCCAGCTCGGCGACGAGCTGGCCGGCATGGTCCGCGACTACGCCAAGCAGCAGCGCTACACCTTCATGGGCCCGATCAAGGTCCACCTGGAGAAGGCGGAGGACCTGGACACCGGTCTGTACCGGGTCCGCAGCCGCACCCTCGCCTCCTCCACCGACCAGCAGGCCCCCGGCGGACGGCCCGCCCCGGCCGCACGCCCCGGCGCCGCCCCCGGCGGCTACGGCTACCCGCCGGCCGCCGCGCCCGCCGGAGCGCCCCCCATGCCGTCCGCGCCGCCGCCCGGCGGACGTCCCGGCGCCGCGCCCTACGGCTCCCGGCCGCCGTCCGCCCCCGCGGGCGGCGGACGCACCCGCCACTGGATCGAGATCAACGGCACCCGCCATCAGATCTCCCGCCCGACGCTGGTGCTGGGCCGCAGCACCGACGCCGACGTGCGGATCGACGACCCCGGCGTCTCCCGCCGGCACTGCGAGATCCGGACCGGAACGCCCTCGACGATCCAGGATCTCGGGTCCACCAACGGCATCGTGGTGGACGGACAGCACACCACCCGCGCTACGCTCCGCGACGGCTCGCGGATCGTCGTGGGCAGCACCACCATCATTTACCGGCAAGCCGAAGGGTGA
- a CDS encoding 3-hydroxyacyl-CoA dehydrogenase yields the protein MTGLDLSSPVAVVGTGTMGQGIAQVALVAGHVVRLYDAVPGRAEEAAAALAARLDRLVAKERMPAADRDAAVARLRPAADLAELADCSLVVEAVLERLETKQELFRALEDVVDDDCLLATNTSSLSVTAVGGALRNPGRLVGLHFFNPAPLLPLVEVVSGFATDVTSATRAYGTARAWGKTPVACADTPGFIVNRIARPFYAEAFAVLESQAADPATIDAVLRECGGFRMGAFELTDLIGQDVNESVTHSVWRSFFQDVRFTPSLAQRRLVESGRLGRKSGHGWYDYAEGAERPEPHTADKAEPPAHVVVEGDLGPAAELLALIREAGIPVREEDEDHGTRLVLPGGGQLALADGQTSVEFRDVVYFDLAPDYRRATRIALSASQDTAPATLSGAIGLFQALGKDVSVIGDAPGMIVARTVARIIDLAHDAVAKGVATEEDIDTAMRLGVNYPLGPFEWSRRLGRNWAYALLDDLHLRDPSGRYAPSLALYRHAYASETREGTS from the coding sequence ATGACAGGACTCGACCTCAGCAGCCCCGTGGCCGTCGTCGGCACCGGCACGATGGGCCAGGGCATCGCCCAGGTGGCGCTGGTCGCGGGCCATGTCGTACGGCTGTACGACGCGGTCCCGGGCCGGGCCGAGGAGGCGGCCGCCGCGCTCGCCGCCCGGCTGGACCGGCTCGTGGCGAAGGAACGGATGCCGGCCGCCGACCGGGACGCGGCCGTGGCCCGGCTGCGGCCCGCCGCGGACCTCGCCGAGCTCGCGGACTGCTCCCTCGTCGTCGAGGCGGTCCTGGAGCGACTGGAGACCAAGCAGGAACTGTTCCGTGCCCTGGAGGACGTCGTCGACGACGACTGCCTGCTCGCCACCAACACCTCCTCCCTCTCCGTCACGGCCGTCGGCGGCGCCCTGCGCAACCCCGGCCGCCTCGTCGGGCTGCACTTCTTCAATCCCGCCCCGCTGCTGCCCCTGGTCGAGGTCGTCTCCGGGTTCGCCACGGACGTCACGTCGGCCACGCGCGCGTACGGCACGGCACGCGCCTGGGGGAAGACGCCGGTGGCCTGCGCCGACACCCCCGGGTTCATCGTCAACCGGATCGCGCGCCCCTTCTACGCCGAGGCGTTCGCCGTCCTGGAGTCCCAGGCCGCCGACCCGGCCACGATCGACGCGGTGCTGCGCGAGTGCGGCGGCTTCCGGATGGGCGCCTTCGAACTCACCGACCTCATCGGCCAGGACGTCAACGAGTCGGTGACGCACTCCGTGTGGCGGTCCTTCTTCCAGGACGTGCGCTTCACGCCGTCCCTCGCCCAGCGGCGGCTGGTGGAGTCCGGCCGGCTCGGCCGCAAGAGCGGCCACGGCTGGTACGACTACGCCGAGGGTGCCGAGCGCCCCGAACCGCACACCGCCGACAAGGCGGAGCCGCCCGCCCACGTCGTCGTCGAGGGCGACCTGGGCCCCGCCGCCGAACTGCTCGCCCTCATCCGCGAGGCGGGCATCCCGGTGCGCGAGGAGGACGAGGACCACGGCACCCGCCTGGTGCTGCCCGGCGGCGGCCAGCTCGCCCTGGCCGACGGGCAGACCTCGGTGGAGTTCCGGGACGTCGTCTATTTCGACCTCGCCCCGGACTACCGCAGGGCCACCCGCATCGCCCTGTCCGCCTCCCAGGACACCGCCCCGGCCACGCTCTCCGGCGCCATCGGGCTCTTCCAGGCGCTCGGCAAGGACGTCAGCGTCATCGGGGACGCCCCCGGCATGATCGTCGCCCGTACGGTGGCCCGGATCATCGACCTCGCGCACGACGCCGTCGCCAAGGGCGTGGCCACCGAGGAGGACATCGACACCGCGATGCGCCTGGGCGTCAACTACCCGCTCGGCCCCTTCGAGTGGAGCCGCAGGCTCGGCCGCAACTGGGCGTACGCCCTCCTCGACGACCTGCATCTGCGCGACCCCTCCGGCCGCTACGCGCCGTCCCTCGCGCTGTACCGCCACGCGTACGCCTCCGAGACGCGGGAGGGCACCTCATGA
- a CDS encoding rhodanese-like domain-containing protein, with protein sequence MPFGAGVPTVEVADLKDDDFLLDVREDDEWQAGHAAGALHIPLSDFVARYGELTEAAPQDGRIHVICRSGGRSAQVTMYLAQQGVDAVNVDGGMQAWAAGGRPVVDDKGEPGFVL encoded by the coding sequence ATGCCTTTCGGAGCTGGTGTACCCACGGTCGAGGTCGCGGACCTCAAGGACGACGACTTCCTGCTGGACGTCCGCGAGGACGACGAGTGGCAGGCGGGCCATGCCGCCGGGGCGCTGCACATCCCCCTCAGTGACTTCGTGGCCCGCTACGGCGAACTGACCGAGGCCGCCCCGCAGGACGGCCGGATTCATGTGATCTGCCGCTCGGGCGGGCGTTCGGCCCAGGTCACCATGTACCTCGCGCAGCAGGGCGTCGACGCGGTGAACGTCGACGGCGGCATGCAGGCGTGGGCGGCGGGGGGCCGCCCGGTCGTGGACGACAAGGGCGAGCCGGGCTTCGTTCTCTAG